The following are encoded together in the Kribbella sp. CA-293567 genome:
- a CDS encoding S8 family peptidase, with amino-acid sequence MRTAVGATAAAAIAAAGLVATASASSASEVAPEKSTVTVRGAGSSTAIPGSYVVVLQGQRSSAQTRATTHSLASAYDADVRKQFSASIKGFSATMSPEQAQKMAGDERVAFVQQNQKFSANQDNPPWGLDRADQRDLPLNQKFEPTATAENVNVYVIDTGIYAAHKDFGDRASVGTDTIGDGQNGVDCMGHGTHVAGTVAGTSFGVAKGAKIFGVRVLDCNGAGSTESVVAGIEWVTANAKKPAVANMSLGGGADAALDAALKASVDSGVTYAVAAGNESSDACDTSPAKEPSAITVGATDDKDAKASFSNWGKCVDLFGPGVDIASAGITDPDSTTKMSGTSMATPHVAGGIALYLSANPEAKPADVATALLGASTPDKIGEPGTGSPNKLLFVGKVDPAQK; translated from the coding sequence TTGAGGACCGCAGTCGGTGCGACTGCCGCCGCCGCGATCGCGGCGGCCGGCCTGGTCGCAACGGCGTCAGCCAGCAGCGCCAGTGAGGTCGCGCCCGAGAAATCCACGGTCACGGTCCGCGGCGCCGGGAGCTCGACTGCAATCCCCGGCAGCTATGTGGTCGTGCTGCAGGGCCAGCGGTCCTCCGCGCAGACCAGAGCGACCACGCACAGCCTGGCCTCGGCGTACGACGCGGACGTGCGCAAGCAGTTCAGTGCGTCGATCAAGGGCTTCTCCGCCACCATGTCGCCCGAGCAGGCGCAGAAGATGGCCGGTGACGAGCGGGTCGCGTTCGTGCAGCAGAACCAGAAGTTCAGCGCGAACCAGGACAACCCGCCGTGGGGCCTCGACCGGGCCGACCAGCGCGACCTGCCGCTGAACCAGAAGTTCGAGCCGACGGCCACCGCCGAGAACGTCAACGTCTATGTCATCGACACCGGGATCTACGCCGCCCACAAGGACTTCGGCGACCGGGCGTCGGTCGGCACCGACACCATCGGCGACGGCCAGAACGGCGTCGACTGCATGGGCCACGGCACGCACGTGGCCGGCACCGTCGCCGGCACCAGTTTCGGGGTGGCCAAGGGCGCGAAGATCTTCGGCGTCCGGGTGCTCGACTGCAACGGTGCCGGCTCGACCGAGAGCGTCGTGGCCGGGATCGAGTGGGTGACGGCGAACGCGAAGAAGCCCGCGGTCGCCAACATGAGCCTCGGCGGCGGCGCCGACGCGGCGCTCGACGCGGCCCTGAAGGCCTCGGTGGACTCCGGCGTCACCTATGCCGTTGCTGCAGGCAACGAGTCTTCCGATGCCTGCGACACCTCACCGGCCAAGGAGCCGTCGGCCATCACGGTCGGCGCGACCGACGACAAGGACGCGAAGGCGAGCTTCTCCAACTGGGGCAAGTGCGTCGACCTGTTCGGGCCGGGCGTGGACATCGCGTCGGCCGGCATCACCGACCCGGACTCGACCACCAAGATGAGCGGTACGTCGATGGCGACGCCGCACGTCGCCGGTGGCATCGCGCTCTACCTGAGCGCCAACCCCGAGGCCAAGCCCGCTGACGTGGCCACCGCGCTGCTCGGCGCGAGCACGCCGGACAAGATCGGCGAGCCGGGCACCGGTTCGCCGAACAAGCTGTTGTTCGTCGGCAAGGTCGACCCGGCGCAGAAGTAG
- the uvrC gene encoding excinuclease ABC subunit UvrC — MADPSSYRPAPGSIPDSPGVYRFSDAAGRVIYVGKAKNLRARLSSYFQDLVNLHTRTQTMVTTAAKVDWTVVANEVESLQLEYSWIKEYDPRFNVKYRDDKSYPWLAITLNEEYPRVMVGRGPKKKGVRYFGPYSHAWAIRETVDLLLRVFPMRSCSKGVFNRHRQMGRPCLLGYIGKCAAPCIGQVSQEEHRKIVEDFSAFLSGQTTTYVRRLEKEMKAAAAELEYERAAKIRDDLGALDKALAKNAVVLGDDTDTDVIALSEDPLEVAVQIFYVRGGRIRGQRGWIADKADGDATTADLVERFIQQTYAGDGADTIPREILVPTLPAGEEALIEWLSEFRGSRVSIRVPQRGDKKDLMATVERNALQTLTMHKTKRASDLTTRNLALEEIQAALDLPEVPLRMECYDVSNLQGTEVVASMVVFEDGLPRKSEYRRFVIKGVEGQNDVASIAEVLTRRFKRMIEDRAGIPEGEDPTAYLIDPDTGRAKKFAYTPSLVVVDGGPPQVAAARQAMDELGLGDIPVCGLAKRLEEVWLPDDEDPVIFSRTSEGLYLLQRLRDEAHRFAITHHRNRRSKSMVESVLDEVSGLGDVRRKTLLKHFGSLKKLRQASIEEVAELPGFGRRTAESVVLAVNSAATKADTGRAPSVNTATGEILEDDVPELSGTPDGDRTGRTEN, encoded by the coding sequence GTGGCTGATCCCTCCTCCTACCGTCCCGCTCCCGGGTCGATTCCCGACTCACCTGGTGTGTACCGCTTCAGCGACGCCGCCGGGCGGGTGATCTATGTCGGCAAGGCGAAGAACCTGCGGGCCCGGCTGTCGTCGTACTTCCAGGACCTGGTGAACCTGCACACCCGGACCCAGACGATGGTGACCACCGCGGCCAAGGTCGACTGGACGGTGGTGGCCAACGAGGTCGAGTCCCTGCAGCTGGAGTACTCCTGGATCAAGGAGTACGACCCGCGCTTCAACGTGAAGTACCGCGACGACAAGTCCTACCCGTGGCTCGCGATCACGCTGAACGAGGAGTATCCGCGGGTGATGGTCGGCCGCGGCCCGAAGAAGAAGGGCGTCCGGTACTTCGGCCCGTACAGCCACGCCTGGGCGATCCGCGAGACGGTCGACCTGCTGCTGCGGGTGTTCCCGATGCGGTCCTGCAGCAAGGGCGTGTTCAACCGGCACCGCCAGATGGGCCGCCCCTGTCTGCTCGGCTACATCGGCAAGTGCGCCGCGCCCTGCATCGGTCAGGTCAGCCAGGAGGAGCACCGCAAGATCGTCGAGGACTTCTCCGCGTTCCTGTCCGGCCAGACCACGACGTACGTGCGCCGGCTGGAGAAGGAGATGAAGGCCGCGGCGGCCGAGCTGGAGTACGAGCGGGCCGCGAAGATCCGCGACGACCTGGGCGCGCTGGACAAGGCGCTCGCCAAGAACGCGGTGGTGCTCGGCGACGACACCGACACCGACGTGATCGCGTTGTCGGAGGACCCGCTCGAGGTCGCCGTGCAGATCTTCTACGTCCGGGGCGGCCGGATCCGCGGTCAGCGCGGCTGGATCGCGGACAAGGCCGACGGCGACGCGACCACGGCCGACCTGGTCGAGCGGTTCATCCAGCAGACCTACGCCGGTGACGGCGCCGACACGATCCCCCGGGAGATCCTGGTGCCGACCCTGCCCGCGGGCGAGGAGGCCCTGATCGAGTGGCTGTCGGAGTTCCGCGGCTCGCGAGTCTCGATCCGGGTGCCGCAGCGAGGTGACAAGAAGGATCTGATGGCCACCGTCGAGCGCAACGCGCTGCAGACGCTGACGATGCACAAGACCAAGCGGGCCAGCGATCTGACCACTCGCAACCTCGCACTGGAGGAGATCCAGGCGGCGCTCGACCTGCCCGAGGTGCCGTTGCGGATGGAGTGCTACGACGTCTCGAACCTGCAGGGCACCGAGGTGGTCGCCTCGATGGTGGTCTTCGAGGACGGGCTGCCGCGCAAGAGCGAGTACCGGCGGTTCGTGATCAAGGGCGTCGAGGGGCAGAACGACGTCGCCTCGATCGCCGAGGTGCTGACCCGGCGGTTCAAGCGGATGATCGAGGACCGGGCCGGGATCCCCGAGGGCGAGGACCCGACGGCGTACCTGATCGATCCGGACACCGGCCGGGCGAAGAAGTTCGCGTACACGCCGAGTCTGGTGGTCGTCGACGGTGGCCCGCCGCAGGTCGCGGCCGCCCGGCAGGCGATGGACGAGCTGGGCCTCGGCGACATCCCGGTCTGCGGTCTGGCCAAACGGCTGGAGGAGGTCTGGCTGCCCGACGACGAGGACCCGGTCATCTTCTCCCGCACTTCGGAGGGCCTCTACCTGCTGCAGCGGCTGCGGGACGAGGCGCACCGGTTCGCCATCACCCATCACCGCAACCGGCGGTCCAAGTCGATGGTCGAGAGCGTGCTGGACGAGGTCTCCGGGCTCGGGGACGTGCGCCGCAAGACGCTGCTCAAGCACTTCGGCTCATTGAAGAAGCTGCGGCAGGCCTCGATCGAAGAGGTCGCCGAACTGCCCGGATTCGGGCGGCGGACGGCCGAGTCCGTCGTACTGGCGGTGAACTCCGCCGCAACGAAGGCCGACACGGGCCGCGCGCCGTCGGTCAACACCGCGACGGGCGAGATACTGGAGGACGACGTACCGGAGCTCTCCGGTACGCCCGACGGGGACCGAACGGGGAGAACTGAGAACTGA
- a CDS encoding Rieske (2Fe-2S) protein: MSDERTAELTRVIDSVRDRRAVLRGAAVAGLAGVGVPLLAACGGGDEAGGTPSSGGTTAAPSSAPTSAPSSAPTSAGTPPSGGAVLGPVGDVPVGGGKIYNDKIVVTQPTAGEYKGFSAICTHAGCPVKTIENNTINCLCHGSKFSLTDGSVTAGPAKSALPAVQVTVQGGNILGPA; this comes from the coding sequence ATGAGCGACGAAAGAACGGCAGAACTCACCCGGGTGATCGACTCGGTGCGTGACCGGCGGGCGGTGCTCCGCGGCGCCGCCGTGGCCGGCCTCGCCGGTGTCGGCGTGCCGTTGCTCGCCGCCTGCGGTGGCGGCGACGAAGCAGGCGGTACGCCGTCGAGCGGCGGCACCACCGCCGCGCCCAGCTCGGCTCCGACGTCGGCGCCGAGTTCGGCTCCCACCTCGGCCGGCACACCGCCCAGTGGGGGAGCGGTGCTCGGTCCGGTCGGCGACGTACCGGTGGGAGGCGGCAAGATCTACAACGACAAGATCGTCGTCACCCAGCCGACCGCCGGTGAGTACAAGGGCTTCTCGGCGATCTGTACGCACGCCGGCTGCCCGGTGAAGACCATCGAGAACAACACCATCAACTGCCTGTGCCACGGCAGCAAGTTCAGCCTCACCGACGGCAGCGTCACGGCCGGCCCGGCCAAGTCGGCGCTTCCGGCGGTCCAGGTGACCGTCCAGGGTGGCAACATCCTCGGCCCCGCCTGA